The DNA window GTGACAGACGGTCTCAGTTTACCTCAGAAGTCTGTCAGAAGCTCTTTATCATCCCATACAATCCTAGATGTAATAAGACTTTGTGAGAAAATAAACAGTATGTTAAACAGCTTGCTGAAGAAGATGTACCAGGAAAGACCACGTAATAGGGACTGGTACCTGCTgacaatattatttgtttgcCGAGAAGTCCCACCAACAAGTACAAAATTTTCTCCCTCTGAGTAACTGTGCAGAAGAACATTATGAGGTCTGATGCAGGTTTTGAAAGAACCATGGACAGTAGAAGAAGAATCAGAAGTGAGGATCACGTTCTAGTATGTGTTAAACCTCACAAACTAATTGGAAGGAAACGTCAATCTTTTCAAGAGATTTTTTTATGCAGCTCAAGGCAGTAAAAAGTGCTTCTACGACCAGGAAACCAAAAATCACCTTTTCAAGGTCGAAAAGAAGATTTTGGTCTGCTACCCACAGACAACAAGACACTCACCATACAAAGGTCCATGATAAGGACCTTTTGAAGTGCATAATGTGGAATCAGAAGAATTATAAGGGAAAAGTGGATGGTAAGGCCAAGATCTGTTATGTTATTCTGCTGAAGAGAGCTGCAAGAGGTAAGAAGACCTAACAGATAGATGTTACAAGTGTGGCTGTTATAGATGCAGAACGAGAAGACGGTTTTTTTGTCATAGAAAATAAAGAATTACTAAATCTAAGACTACTGGCTGGAAATGAGATGTACAATGATGTCAACATCGATGAAGAACAGACTGACAAACAGAGGAAAGAGGTACGGCATCTAGTGTGCCAATATGCAGATATCTTCACAAATTGATCAGGCAAGACAGAATATGTCCAATACCGTATCAAGATCATGTCCAGGGATCCAGTCAAGGTAAAGATCTACCGGATGCtatatgtgatgaagcaaaaagATACAATGTTAGAAACTGGAGCAATTGAACCGTCAAATTCAGCTTACTGTTATCCAGCAGTAGTTGTGAAGAAGAGAGATATCTCAAACTACTTCTGCATATATTTCCAGAAGTAAACCTTGAGATTAAATTTTACTACAGAGCTATGGGCAAATCCTATACTAACATGGCGAAACTAGACATGAGCAAGTTTTTTCCACGATCGACCTTAGTAAAGGTTATTGGAAGGTCCTAATAGACATAGAATATAGAGAAAATTTAGCATTTGGGACACCAGATGGGTGATACCAGTTCAAGAAGATACCATTTAGGTTAGCAAACTCAACAGCAACATTCAACAAAACAATGAGGAAGATGTTACACAGAACTACCAACACCAATCGTTATGTGGATTAGATTTTGATGAACACACCAGACTGAACGACTGCATAAAGAATCTCAGAGAGATGTTCAAGTTAGTAAGAGTTTGATCATCAGACCAATAATATACCAATATTATTCTGTACTGGGCTTTGTTGGGCACAAGGTTGGCAACCAACAGATAGCGATGGAAGAGGATAAGCTAATCCATATACAAGAGGAACCAGCTCATATGTTAAAGCAACAAGTTAGGACCTTCCTTGGGTTAGCAGGATACTATAGGAAGCTCATTACAAACTGCTCTGAAGTAACTGCAACACTGATGGACCTGACCAAGAAAGGCCAAATCAACAAGATGAAAGTGGAACAACTACAAAGATGGAAATCCTAGAAGTTTAAAACATATCAGGAAGTTTGTCGATATTTAGAATGCAAAATTTCAACAGACTTCATCATTCAGGTTGATGtatcaaatattgtaattgtagCAGTACTCTTGCAAGAACATGTAGACAGACTGTTTCCCGTAATGTACATCAGTAAAAATCTGTTGGATACTGAGAATAACTAGAATTACTCTGTGATTCAACAAGAGTGTCTGTTCAACATATATGCTATCTAGATATTTCAGAAGAAGGAGTTCATCATTCAGACAGAATATCAGCTACTTGCATAAATCAAGAAGTGTAAATTCGACATTGCAATAATCATGAGGTAAGCTTTGTAGTTCCAGAACTTTAGGTTCTGCACTGACTCCAAGGGAGTTTCAAATGTCAATGCAGAGTGTATAAATAGACTTTGTGCACGAAATGAAAATAGTCTTTGTATATagcataaaaattgtaaatattgtttCTTGAAGATGGCTTGTTGTTAAATACACCCTATTATTTTAACTTAACTATAGTTCGAATGttaaattttcttatttgtaGAAGTAATACCATTTGTTGTATTATTGCATCAAGTTACTAGAACCTTCTAAATTTTTTTCGagcattattacattataatatcgCTTAGTGTATGAAAAGCTCTAGGTCTCATTCGGGCTAATTATAGTCttcaattgtgttctaaagtaacttgACTAGTCTGTGTGAACTTTGAGGAAGAGGAACTTATTTAATGCTCtgaatacaaatgtttgttacacttCTGATTATCACAAAATGTTTCTTATGAAATGATGGATTTGTTGGTTTCAGGTTTTGATGTATATATAGAAagaattctttacagtaggtgtctgcgACATGTTGGTACGATAACTTAAGCCTTTTTCATCTTCCAATAATCCTTACGTAGGTTTATGCGAATATCTTATTTAAATCATTTGGCTTGTTTTACATTTCGCACAAAATTGatttaaattaagtttattaacaatattttttcatgttgttttctttttataaaagaaTTGGGAAGATCAAtctaaataattattcaaaatattgtatttaatattcttaaattGTACAAATTTTCTCGGTTTACGGCGCCCCTaggcaaaaagaaaaacttaacagTTCCGTTTATTTCGTAGTTAGGTCTAAACAACTCaatacttaataagtatttatgtcctaacaacttagtagctgcttgaaagaataatacacataaattgaaagtaaaaaaaaatcatttttaaattaccACAATTACTAATGAGGTGTGTACGTCTGTTAGGCACTGTACAGCTTTTCAAACCTTAAAattgtaatcagtgatgacgagaaaacccacttatagagaaatatatatataaaaaggctggtttttacatatatattccttGGAACTGTGTTAAACATCGCTACCCTCATTTCTTGTTCTACGCGGTACttactttttatcacagcaactgCCGAAAACCCAGCTTCGCAGAGATATGACGTCGAaaatggaattaggattcgcTGAGCTTTAGCACTTAGTAGcatatattcatcttttactgatatccaaaactcggTTAattccatgctgccaaattttgtcTTTAAAGTCTTGTCATAAGAcagctcaataagattttctACTTTTGCAGGGGAAAATTCAAATGGGGCCTTAGATttgaatgggtcttggatccGTGCAAATTTCTCAATCTTTcgtggaaagtaattttcaaaccagacACTGAGCTGTGTCAGCTGCTCCTTAAAAATAGATTTTAGTTCGTGGGTAAAATCAACTTTactggatgtaacaaactgctgcaacaggtGGGAAACAGACtttgccaccatcttcattcCTATTTCTTctccatagtagtaactttttttTGAAGAATGAAACCTTCTCTGCGAGTTTCAGAAGATGAGTGTTGCTTACCTGCAGAGAAAGATTCAACGCATTCAGGTacgttaattttgaaaaaaaaaaatcagtatccaaAAAGTGTTTAGCACATTCGTGTTCGTCTTTTTCGAGATAAGAGTAAAGTTCCTGTCTTAGTTCGAGCACACGACAGTACATTCCCACGAGAAAGCCATCGCAAGCTACAGTAATACAGCAAAAATAGTGCTCAGATCCCATATCCtcatacagtttttaaaaaactTCGCCTTCTGTGGTcaagttttaataaagtttaccattttcaacacactttccaggactagGTTCAGTGGAGGACTCAGGTGCTTTGACACAAGGGCCTTCCTCTGGTTTATACAGTGTGTCTACAGTGCATCAATAGCTATGCTTTGTACGAGTAcctgcaatcctccataacagccGAACATAGAACGACCACCATCGGTATAGATGCCAACGCACTTAGTTCAGTCTAAGTTGTTTCCATACATAAAATGTTAAGGATCTCAAATaagtcttgagcctttgtacctgcagtgatacttttacaaaagagaaggtcttccacaattttgtcatCATCCACGAACCACATGTAGaaaatcaaatgagcatccttgttactatccgtcgcctcatctagctgtaaccTGAATGCCTTgcctttcattttttcaattagcTGACTGTTGAGGTCTTTAGCCATGTGTTAGATTGTATGACTCAaagtattgttggataaaggtacctttgaaagcagtcttcccGCAGATTCACCAAacataatgttcaccatatccactgcagccggtaaaatcagttcttctgtgATGGTGTGAGGCTTTTTACACTTTACGACTCTTGTAAGATGCTAGGAAAGCATTGCTTGGTACtgatgtttgtttcaaaaatgtacctttttgctctttcaattcttttaactttctggtaaaataatcacaatATTTGCTAGCCATTTTAGGATGATTGGTTTCTAAGTggcattttagtttacttggaagcaaacactctggagccaaaacttttagacataatacataCTATGGAGACTGTTTATGATTGACATCTgccgaagtaaaaccaaaatctagataactgtcgtcatatttcttatattttcatttcttcacaactttgccactggtctgtggttcacCATCTTTTTCTTCATTCCCATAAGTCTTATTAGTGTTCAAaaattctttcaatttttatgcacaagaattaaaaaccaacaaaataattcaatgaaCTTTGCTAGACCTCACAAGCACTTGATcacaacatctttcagttatttcATTGCCTAAGAAATGAAaaagttcgagaagttactggcgtaACTTTCggcaagtaaacaaaaacatatctcaaaatTCGAGAACGTCATTGAAAGGAATGTAGCGTGAGCTAacgttaaaactgtgaactacctcgagCTAGTAGTTCGAGCAGTGTCTTACAGATGTTAATATAGCTGTGTTTccctcgaaaatttgaaatatcccgaGACGCATAGTTTGGGAACCATTGGTCTAAGACAAGCTTAATTCTTTCAGAAATTGTTattattaggttgtccaaaaataaatgtagtttttgaactgcgaagtctGGAGAAGTATAAACCAGTATTGTAAcacatgctttaatcaaaataagcacCATAAGCCAACgtgtaatgatgctgtttatgcccatgctgtagaaatcaaagtttctATGGTTAGTGAACTCCCTGAAACTATTTCTGCAGTTGCCTGGTtttaaaagcatttattgttcataaagttgtcaaagtgcttgaaaaaatgaaaatatgtaggaAAAGAtatggggaataaggtggatgaggcaaaATCTTGGTTCCAAATTAGTTCagtttttggagcgtcatccttgacaggtctcataatgccgATTTTATTGACCTTCAGTCAGttcatgcagaacccacttatccaacttttcaTCTTTCTAATCGCACTCAGGTAATGCTTGATTTGCTcatgtactgttgtgcgagggtctgtctcaactgcttccattaatgtgttttcatctaagaatggcttccttccacgaccttcgtgacCTTCATCTTCTTGTTGAAgcctgtacgttcagtaacagatccatggccaaatgcctggttgatgttccatgtagtttcagtagttttcatccaagtttgaagtcatagaggaaattcagacgaaagtccttcttgtccatgctacCTTGGGGATTGCGAAATTTACTTTGAGAAGACTTGAAACAGCAGACAAACAAGACACCTTGTGAGTGACAAACATTGAATtaaaccaacgataagttactcaatattcagcttctaagtgtgtcatcgtgagaattatgacatttatttctggacaacctaataatatatttgttgttactaGTTTAGGTTAAGACGTGTTTAAACAACCAGAGGGACTTCTAGAATGTTTTTGTCAACAAATAATATAAGGGCTGTATAGtgcaaaggtttgtttgtttgtttttcgtacaaagctactcgagggctatctgtgctagccgtccctaatttagtagtgtaagactaaagggaaggcagctagtcatcacaacccaccgccaattcttgggctactcttttaccaacgaatagtgggattgaccatcacattataacgcccccacggctgaaagggcgagcatgtttggcgcgacggggatgcgaacccgcgaccctcagattacgagttgcacgcctttgATAGAGGTAGTTTCCCTATTGGGATTGAAAGATAAAGGGGTTAtttatgtgttatattttaaaccattgCATTCACAGCTTTTCTGTGGTGAAAAGAACAATAAGGTTATTAGTTCTATTTATAGGAGTATAGAAAAAAGATTGAGGTGTTACAAACCTTGAGTTGTTATTTGGAGTGATATGCATAGTTTTGGTCTCCTTACTTTATGAACTCGAAGAATATTAACATGGAGGCTTTGTACATGGTGTAGGTTCAAAGAAAAGCCATCAGGATTATTCTGAAGTTTAAGGGCCTACCTTGTAGGATAGGTTGAAAACTCTTAACGTAATTTTGTTATGAGAGGAATAGGGTGCAGAAAAAGATGTCTGAAGTTTTAAGGTTTATTGAGAATTTGAATTTATAAGTCAAAATGACTTAAATTACAGGCAGTAACATCAGAAGCAGATGATGCAAGTTTAACATATGGAGTATTTAAGTTACAGATTAATCTGTCTTCAGGTGCAGTAAAAATGCAATATAAGAGAAGTTAAGAGaagtttgtttgaatattttggaaaggtttagaaaaatatttctttatgtggTTTGGTGTAGGGTAGTGGTATAAAATAGCAGAAATGAAGTTTAACCAATGCTATGTAGAGAGAAATCATAATTTCATTTAACTTCTACACAATGTTTCTATGTACACAGCTTCTTTGTTTTGAGTTGATAATGTATGCTGTATGTCATATAAGAATAAttgaaaatgtgataattttTCTGCATAACCTCATTCTTATTAACATCACAAGGTACTTCACCACGTGTAAATCAGTTTGACAAACAGTCCAAATATATCTGCAAAACAGTGATTTTAGTTCAATATAAAGTGCAAATTAATATCACCTGTAAATTTAACTAGTTTTCTGGTTATTCTTTTAACATTATCATTAAGGGTGTTGAGGTATTATAGTATGACTTCAGTTTGGTAAATTAGACAAATGTTTGACAAATGACCTTTAATTGTATTAAGTATAAGGTAATGCATTTGGTTATCACAATTTCGATTATGCTTTCAATACAGGTGGGAATCTCAGCTTAGTGGTGGACAAATTACTCAAACCATTGAAGCAATGTGTTGTTGCTAGTAATAATACTAATATATCAATATGCTAAAGATTTACCTTTCACCAGACATGAAATTGAAAAGATAATCTGTGACTTAAAGGTTTAATGCATTCTTTGACTGACCATATTCTTCactgttgggcccggcatggccaagcgtgttaaggtgttcgaatcgtaatcggagggtcgcgggctcgcatccctgtcgcgccaaacatgctcgcccttttggccgtgggggcgttataatgtgacggtcaatcgttggtaaaagagtagcccaagagttggcaatgggtggtgatgactagctgccttccctctagtcttacactgctaaattagggacagctagcacagatagccctcgagtagctttgtgcaaaattaaaaaacaaacaaatcttcactGTGGATTGCAGTTTCACCTATTCAAGATTCATCAGCACAACTTGAGTTAGCAAACTAAAGAAATACAGGTAGGTTTTTTATATTAGCAAAGTGCTAATAGAATTCTAGGGTATTTTTTGATATACTGAGATAATTATCTTTTCACAAATCACTCATTAGACCTTGGAATACCTTGTACAATTTTGGATTCCATATCTAAGGAACAgtattgaattattggaaagtaTTCATAGAAGGTTACAAGGATAATTCCAATGATCTCAAAATTATTCTATAACTTGAAAGTTTATGTTTTTTATGAATATCATATCAGTTTCAATAATGCGTAAACTTgacttattgtttttaattatagttaatatCAAATGGAATGGCCTGTCTTTGTATTCCTAAATACAGGTTTCTAAATCCAGTATAAGGATGTTACCCCATCAGATCAGTTTCCCCAACAGCTGTTAGCATGTTTTTTGGTCAGGTGGGTGAAATGTTTGGGTCTGGTGGGAAAAATCTCAACAGCTACCTTTCTTCTTTTTTCCATTTCTCTAAGTCcatttaaagttttgtaaatttcaTAAACAGCCCGTCTCTTTCCAT is part of the Tachypleus tridentatus isolate NWPU-2018 chromosome 4, ASM421037v1, whole genome shotgun sequence genome and encodes:
- the LOC143248119 gene encoding protein FAM200A-like encodes the protein MKMVAKSVSHLLQQFVTSSKVDFTHELKSIFKEQLTQLSVWFENYFPRKIEKFARIQDPFKSKAPFEFSPAKVENLIELSYDKTLKTKFGSMELTEFWISVKDEYMLLSAKAQRILIPFSTSYLCEAGFSAVAVIKRAP